In a single window of the Dreissena polymorpha isolate Duluth1 chromosome 3, UMN_Dpol_1.0, whole genome shotgun sequence genome:
- the LOC127873857 gene encoding sodium-dependent phosphate transport protein 2B-like produces the protein MMDIKELEERSAAAAVSEEEEDPFALPELRVDYTPWSELTVCGKLRRVLLHFILKILLLLGGLYIFVCSLSFLGDAFQLLGGKVAGKAFANNEILANPVAGLMIGVLATVLLQSSSTTTSIIVSMVGSGELLTVSQAIPIVMGANIGTSVTNTIVAMGQITNKADFRRAFAGATVHDMFNWMTVLVLLPVEVIVKAAAGQGWLEWMSGKLVVAMAPEQDKTQDRNYLKVITDPFTKLIIQIDKKVINDIAHGNDVTNKSTILHKCHKCFMFEYATNPSRGDSRLSDTAVGVILLIISLVLLCACLVLIVKLLSSLLRGQIAQILRKFINADFPGHFKYFTGYLAILIGAGLTVLVQSSSIFTSSLTPLVGMGVLSLDRMYPLTLGSNIGTTATGILAAFAQDSNRIHLAVQIALCHLFFNVCGIVIFYPLPFFRPPIAAAKFLGLRTSKYRWCSILYILFSFGAFPALIFGLSIASWIALAVVLIPVALLIICVFFINLAQSRCPAALPKILNNWKFLPTPCRSLEPYDRALIFVTCNCCCCRRVGCCKSITDDQDSRRQNRHASIKETISNDVTNGHVGETDAKTVDEGHIETRL, from the exons GAGAGGTCGGCGGCTGCAGCAGTTAGTGAGGAGGAAGAGGACCCGTTCGCGCTTCCGGAACTCCGGGTCGACTACACTCCCTGGTCCG AGCTGACGGTGTGCGGCAAGCTCCGGCGCGTGCTTCTGCACTTCATCCTTAAGATCCTCTTGCTGCTAGGTGGCCTCTACATCTTCGTGTGCTCTCTCAGCTTCCTCGGCGATGCCTTTCAGCTGCTTGGAG GCAAGGTAGCTGGTAAGGCATTCGCCAACAACGAGATCCTGGCGAACCCCGTGGCGGGCCTGATGATAGGCGTGCTGGCCACGGTGCTACTTCAGAGctcctccaccaccacctccaTCATCGTCAGCATGGTCGGCAGCGGCGAAC TTCTGACAGTATCGCAAGCAATTCCAATTGTGATGGGCGCCAATATCGGGACGTCTGTCACTAACACAATCGTCGCCATGGGACAGATCACTAACAAAGCGGACTTCAGGAGAGCGTTTGCTGGCGCAACTGTCCACGACATGTTCAACTGGATGACTGTTCTCGTACTGCTTCCGGTAGAGGTCATCGTGAAGGCAGCCGCGGGACAAG GCTGGCTGGAGTGGATGAGCGGGAAGCTGGTGGTCGCCATGGCCCCCGAGCAGGACAAAACGCAGGACCGGAACTACCTGAAGGTCATCACGGACCCATTCACCAAGCTCATTATCCAG ATTGACAAAAAGGTGATCAACGACATTGCACACGGAAATGACGTCACGAACAAGTCCACCATCCTGCACAAGTGCCATAAAT GTTTCATGTTCGAGTACGCGACCAACCCATCCCGTGGCGACAGCCGCCTGAGCGATACGGCGGTGGGCGTCATCCTGCTCATCATCTCACTCGTGCTACTGTGCGCCTGCCTTGTGCTCATCGTCAAGCTGCTCTCCTCCCTGCTCCGGGGCCAGATCGCGCAGATCCTCCGCAAGTTCATCAACGCCGACTTTCCCGGCCACTTCAAGTACTTTACCGGATACCTTGCTATCCTTATCGGCGCCGGGCTCACCGTCCTGGTTCAGTCGAGCTCCATCTTCACGTCGTCTCTCACACCATTGGTGGGAATGGGAGTCCTCAGCCTGGACCGCATGTATCCGCTCACGTTGGGCTCAAATATCGGAACCACCGCCACAGGAATCCTCGCAGCATTTGCTCAGGATTCGAATAGAATTCACTTGGCAGTTCAGATCGCCCTCTGCCACCTGTTCTTTAATGTGTGCGGCATTGTAATATTCTATCCTCTTCCATTCTTCCGACCACCTATCGCGGCAGCCAAGTTTCTTGGCTTGCGGACCTCCAAGTACCGATGGTGTTCCATTTTGTACATCCTCTTCTCGTTTGGGGCTTTTCCAGCCTTGATTTTCGGGCTTTCCATCGCGAGTTGGATAGCGCTTGCAGTCGTCCTGATACCTGTCGCGCTGCTCATTATTTGTGTTTTCTTTATCAATCTCGCTCAATCGCGATGCCCTGCGGCCCTTCCGAAAATACTGAATAATTGGAAATTTCTGCCTACCCCGTGTCGTTCTTTGGAACCATATGATCGAGCTCTGATATTCGTGACGTgtaactgctgctgctgcagacGAGTGGGGTGTTGCAAGAGTATTACAGACGACCAGGACAGCAGACGACAAAATAGACATGCATCAATCAAGGAAACCATTTCAAACGATGTAACTAATGGACATGTAGGTGAGACAGACGCGAAAACCGTGGACGAAGGACACATAGAAACCCGGCTATAA